The Arachis duranensis cultivar V14167 chromosome 2, aradu.V14167.gnm2.J7QH, whole genome shotgun sequence genome has a window encoding:
- the LOC107475905 gene encoding LOW QUALITY PROTEIN: probable LRR receptor-like serine/threonine-protein kinase RKF3 (The sequence of the model RefSeq protein was modified relative to this genomic sequence to represent the inferred CDS: inserted 1 base in 1 codon), translating into MTILPLFLFFFFLPPPSLSQQPPPPPTSSSSCPLNFTILYTLTGTGNTPTSYSAASGTTVTNTKCQFIRQSFRLLQSDLLRRTDNFMPPLSASLSCWSNFQSYINSFDPTFHIQSSCGFSNASISQGCVNITTRQRFESLVSSSVLQNVDTSCNQSLENNSPCALCTTSLSSLPASGKSLGNLSDCTSLPSVYAAAFSNAFGPSNPGTAKCLFSLDFTPLGDSNNKKNKKKIVVSVVVTFICVSGLVFVVLGLWKLNEKLSGKNVSVAEMGLVSSSSVMGLDYSSMDQSTTLIRFSIEDIKKATKNFSRDNIIGRGGYGNVYKGLLNDGTEVALKRFKNCSAAGDSSFKHEVEVIASVRHVNLVALRGYCSATTNSEGYQRIIVCDLMKNGSLHDHLFGGGSSSSIGLNNKLSWPIRQKIALGTARGIAYLHYGAQPSIIHRDIKASNILLDEKFEAKVADFGLAKFNPEGMTHMSTRVAGTMGYVAPEYALYGQLTERSDVFSFGVVLLELLSGKKALSMSNDGQPSALTDWAWSMVRTNKALDVIEDGMPELGSPKILEKYVLIGVLCSHPQLYARPTMDQVVKMMETDQNVEDNEESMVPAIPDRPIPLVAGRIDIERSASSSXRLSSPTGYQAYTIGSDKHSSNNSKEDGSSSSKILSIEE; encoded by the exons ATGACCATTTTAcccctcttccttttcttcttctttctcccaCCACCATCCCTCTcccaacaaccaccaccaccaccaacctcatcatcatcatgcccTCTTAACTTCACCATCCTCTACACCCTCACCGGCACCGGAAACACCCCAACCTCTTACTCCGCCGCCTCCGGAACCACCGTCACAAACACCAAGTGCCAGTTCATCCGCCAATCCTTCCGCCTCCTCCAGTCCGACCTCCTCCGCCGCACCGACAACTTCATGCCACCCCTCTCCGCCTCCCTCTCATGCTGGTCCAACTTCCAATCCTACATCAACTCCTTCGACCCCACCTTCCATATTCAATCCTCATGCGGATTCTCCAACGCTTCAATTTCCCAAGGTTGCGTCAACATCACCACAAGGCAACGCTTTGAATCGTTGGTATCCTCTTCCGTGCTTCAAAATGTGGATACTAGTTGTAACCAGTCCCTTGAGAATAACTCGCCATGCGCACTCTGCACTACAAGCTTGTCTTCTTTACCAGCTTCTGGTAAATCTCTTGGGAACCTCAGTGATTGCACTTCTCTGCCTTCTGTTTATGCTGCTGCTTTTAGCAACGCTTTTGGCCCTTCTAACCCTGGCACTGCAAAGTGCTTGTTCTCCCTTGATTTCACACCTCTCGGTGATTctaacaacaagaagaacaagaagaagattgTTGTTTCTGTCGTTGTCACCTTTATTTGTGTTTCGGGTTTGGTTTTCGTGGTTTTGGGATTGTGGAAGTTGAATGAAAAGTTGAGTGGTAAAAATGTTAGTGTTGCTGAAATGGGTTTGGTTTCTTCTTCAAGTGTTATGGGTTTGGATTATTCTTCTATGGATCAGAGCACTACTTTGATAAGATTCAGTATTGAGGATATTAAGAAAGCTACTAAGAATTTCTCAAGAGATAACATAATTGGAAGAGGAGGTTATGGCAACGTTTACAAAGGGTTGCTAAATGATGGAACTGAGGTTGCATTGAAGAGGTTCAAGAACTGTTCTGCTGCTGGTGATTCCAGCTTCAAGCATGAGGTTGAGGTTATTGCAAGTGTTAGGCATGTGAATCTTGTTGCATTAAGAGGATATTGCAGTGCCACAACAAATTCAGAAGGGTACCAAAGAATCATTGTTTGTGATTTAATGAAAAATGGTAGCCTTCATGACCATTTATTTGGCGGCGGTTCTTCTTCATCAATTGGGCTTAATAATAAGCTAAGTTGGCCAATTAGGCAAAAGATTGCACTAGGAACTGCTAGAGGAATTGCTTATTTGCATTATGGTGCTCAACCTTCCATAATTCATAGAGATATCAAAGCAAGTAACATTCTTTTAGACGAAAAATTCGAGGCTAAGGTAGCCGATTTCGGTCTAGCAAAGTTTAATCCTGAAGGTATGACACATATGAGCACAAGGGTAGCAGGAACAATGGGTTATGTGGCTCCGGAATATGCTTTGTATGGTCAATTAACAGAGAGAAGTGATGTTTTCAGCTTTGGTGTTGTGCTTCTTGAGCTTCTAAGTGGAAAGAAAGCACTTTCAATGAGCAATGACGGTCAACCTTCTGCGTTGACCGATTGGGCATGGTCAATGGTTAGAACAAACAAGGCCTTAGATGTGATTGAAGATGGAATGCCAGAACTTGGGTCACCCAAGATTCTTGAGAAATATGTTTTGATTGGTGTGCTCTGTTCTCATCCTCAATTGTATGCTAGGCCTACTATGGATCAAGTTGTTAAGATGATGGAAACGGATCAAAATGTTGAAGATAATGAGGAATCCATGGTGCCGGCTATACCGGATCGGCCGATCCCTCTGGTGGCCGGAAGGATTGATATAGAGAGATCGGCCAGTAGTA GGCGGCTATCTAGTCCTACAGGGTACCAAGCTTATACAATTGGAAGTGATAAGCATTCTTCTAATAACTCTAAGGAAGATGGAAGTTCAAGCTCCAAGATTTTAAGTATAGAAGAATga
- the LOC107475904 gene encoding E3 ubiquitin-protein ligase SP1-like: MTMIPWGGISCCLSAAALYLLGRSSGRDAELFKSVTRVNQLKELAQLLDAEILPLVVSISGRVSSETLIHCEFSGLRGVIVEETAEQHFLKHNDARSWIQDSALMLSMSKEVHWYLDLLNVHSYLDWDVLTKSDARFLYIFSETVVFSAESGQSGL; this comes from the exons ATGACGATGATTCCATGGGGTGGAATAAGTTGCTGTTTGAGTGCAGCTGCTCTATACCTCCTTGGCAGAAGCAGTGGCAG GGATGCTGAGCTTTTTAAATCTGTAACAAGGGTCAATCAATTGAAGGAGCTGG CACAACTGTTAGATGCAGAAATCTTACCCTTGGTTGTTAGCATTTCTGGGAGAGTTAGCTCTGAAACCCTAATTCACTGTGAGTTCAGTGGTTTAAGAGGAGTAATAGTTGAAGAAACG GCAGAGCAACATTTTCTTAAACACAATGATGCTCGTTCATGGATACAAGATTCTGCTTTAATGTTATCCATGAGTAAAGAAGTTCATTGGTATCTG GATCTCCTCAATGTTCACTCTTATCTTGATTGGGACGTGCTTACCAAAAGTGATGCTAGATTTCTCTACATTTTTTCTGAGACAGTCGT ATTCTCAGCTGAATCAGGGCaaagtggattatga